In Candidatus Manganitrophus noduliformans, the genomic stretch GACGGGGCAGGCCTCCACGCAGAAGCCGCAGAAAACGCACTTGGTGATATCGATGTCGAACGAGGTGGCGATCCGCCGAAGCACCTGACCGTCCTGGACCTCCGCGCTGACCACCTTGATGCAGTGGGAGGGGCAGGCCGCCTCGCAGAGATCGCACCCGACGCACCGCTCCGCGCCGTCTTCATACTTCAACAGACAAAGGGCGCCCCGGTGGGTATCGGGCAGGGCGAGCTTCTGATGGGGATATTGGAGCGTCACCTCTCGAACGAACATGTGGGTGAAGGTGAGTTTCAGCCCTTTCAGAATTTCTTTGAAAATAATTTTGTCGAGCAGCTCGGTGAATTTCACGGATTCTCCGCTTGCT encodes the following:
- the nuoI gene encoding NADH-quinone oxidoreductase subunit NuoI, whose amino-acid sequence is MKFTELLDKIIFKEILKGLKLTFTHMFVREVTLQYPHQKLALPDTHRGALCLLKYEDGAERCVGCDLCEAACPSHCIKVVSAEVQDGQVLRRIATSFDIDITKCVFCGFCVEACPVNALGMTKLYEYSTDNKRNLIFDKPKLYEIGEKYHSEAKAYLVAHNQEKADETAREYRYKFPAYVNGEAVKTEAKKEPAAGTPKAE